The Tachypleus tridentatus isolate NWPU-2018 chromosome 5, ASM421037v1, whole genome shotgun sequence genome includes a window with the following:
- the LOC143250772 gene encoding mpv17-like protein 2: protein MTHNLEPGLERPTSGSNVHQKCNSPCPSNWTKAFGRYLLATNAIISACMGATGDTIQQHYDILTDQKESWHLWRTQHMTVAGLTTGIVTHYWYIFLDRALPGSCLKTVIKKVLYDQVFFSPVNLTVYFGTLGVLEGSQSEAVKEELFHKGAQIYLAEWIVWPPAQMLNFYLLPTRFRVAFDNFVSLGFDIYSPYVKYKEKKKIEHSST, encoded by the exons atgacacataacctggaaccaggactggaaagaccaacttcag GAAGTAATGTTCATCAAAAGTGCAACTCACCGTGCCCTTCAAATTGGACAAAAGCTTTTGGTCGATATCTGTTAGCAACCAATGCTATAATTTCTGCATGTATGGGTGCAACAGGGGACACTATTCAACAACATTATGATATTCTAACAGATCAGAAAGAAAGCTGGCACTTGTGGAGAACACAACACATGACAGTGGCAGGGCTTACCACAGGCATTGTTACTCATTACTGGTATATTTTTTTAGACAGAGCTTTGCCTGGCTCTTGTTTGAAAACTGTTATCAAGAAGGTTTTATATGACCAGGTTTTCTTTTCTCCTGTGAATCTGACCGTTTACTTTGGAACTTTAGGAGTTTTAGAAGGCTCCCAGTCGGAAGCTGTGAAAGAAGAACTCTTCCACAAAGGTGCTCAAATTTATCTAGCAGAATGGATTGTGTGGCCCCCAGCACAAATGTTGAATTTTTATCTACTTCCCACAAGATTCCGTGTAgcttttgataattttgtttcattaggTTTTGACATATACTCTCCTTATGTGAAGtacaaagagaagaaaaaaattgaacaTTCAAGTACATGA